The Thermofilaceae archaeon genomic sequence CTGGTCGGCGTCAGCTTCCGAGGGAAGAGGGACATGTGCCTCCTAGCGAGGAAGTTCGGCAGCGACCTTGACTACAGCGAGGTCTCCTACATCTGCAGCAGGGAGAGGAGCAAGTGCAGCTTCTACCGGAGGCTGGGGGATGTGGACCCGTACCCTCTCGTTGCGCGCGGCGCGCTCACCTACAGCGAGGTTTACCGGTGGGCGAGCGAGTGGGGGGTCTGCCCCTACTTCCTGCAGAGGAAGCTCCTCGCACACGCGGATCTAGTGGCGCTCAGCTACAACTACGTGGTAAGCCAGGAGCTGAGCTGGAGCGTGAGGCAGCTCATCCCCTTCGACGAGTCGGTGCTCGTGGTCGACGAGGCGCACAACCTGCAGAACCTCGACTTGGGCGGCGACTCGGTAACCGAGGGGACGCTGCAGAGGGCGTTAGAGGAGGCGGCGGAAGTCGGGAGCAGGAAGGCGGTTGAGCTCGTGCGCCACGCGATCGACTACGTGGCTGACAGGTTCAAGGGGTTGGGGGAGGAGGAGTCGGAGCTCTTCGACCCTGAGGAGCTCATCCCCGACTATGGGGATGGGCTGCTGGAGGAGGCTTTGAGAGCCGGGGAGATGGTCAGGGAGTTGAGGTACAGGCAGGGGAGGAGGCCCAGGTCGAGCCTCCACCACTTCGCCACCTTCCTCGAGGCGGCGCTGGGGTTGAAGGGGGTTAGGGGGATCGCTTTCATCGCTGAGAGGGTGAACGGTAGAGTTTCGCTGAGCATATGGGACATGCGATCCGCTGAAGTGCTCGGAAGCGTTTGGAGCCGGTTCCACAGGGTAGTCTTCATGTCGGGGACGCTCAGCCCAATCGAGGCTTTCGCCGAGACGGTGGGCGTAGGCAGCTACCACGCGATCAGCGTGCCCAGCCCCTACGATGAGGCGAACGCGTCCGTCTACCTCGTCACCGACTTGACGACGAGGGGCGAGGAGCTGAGCAGAGAGATGGCTGAGAGGTACGTGGAAGCCGTAGTCAAGCTGCTGTCGAGGGTACGCAGGAACACCGCGATCTTCGCTGCAAGCTACCGCGTGCAGCAGGGCCTCATCGACGCAGGCCTCCTCAAGCGCGCTGAGGAGCTGGGCTACAGGCCCTTTGTCGAACGGCGCGACATGTCCGGCCTCGAGGCGGCGCAGGCTCTAAAGAGCTTCAAGGCGATGGCGGGAGAGGGGAGGGGCCTGCTCGTAGCCCCTATGGGCGGCCGCTTCGCGGAAGGGGCGGACTACCCGGGGGAGGAGCTGATGTGCGTCTTCCTCGCCGGAATCCCTTTCGAGAAGCCGACGACGAAGACGCGGCTGTATATCGAGTACTACCAGAGCCTCTACGGGGAGGAGAAGGGGAGGCTCTACGCCTACGTCTACCCCGCGATCCGGAGGGCTGCGCAAGCGCTTGGCAGAGCCTTGAGGAGCCCGAAGGATCAGGCCGTGCTCGTCCTGGGAGACTACCGGTACAGGAGCTACCTGAAGCTCCTTCCCGACTACGTTGCAGAGCTACTGAGGGAGGTGGATCACACGCAGCTGGATAGAGTCAGGCTTCCCTGGTTGGAGACGAGGTTTTGATCGGATTAAACCGCTTTCCTCTCTACTCGGG encodes the following:
- a CDS encoding ATP-dependent DNA helicase translates to FPYKPRPRQIEVAEEMARALKRTNVILEAPTGFGKTPVVLYALLPYVERGRRIVWAVRTGSETDRPVEELAVFRRELGLKLVGVSFRGKRDMCLLARKFGSDLDYSEVSYICSRERSKCSFYRRLGDVDPYPLVARGALTYSEVYRWASEWGVCPYFLQRKLLAHADLVALSYNYVVSQELSWSVRQLIPFDESVLVVDEAHNLQNLDLGGDSVTEGTLQRALEEAAEVGSRKAVELVRHAIDYVADRFKGLGEEESELFDPEELIPDYGDGLLEEALRAGEMVRELRYRQGRRPRSSLHHFATFLEAALGLKGVRGIAFIAERVNGRVSLSIWDMRSAEVLGSVWSRFHRVVFMSGTLSPIEAFAETVGVGSYHAISVPSPYDEANASVYLVTDLTTRGEELSREMAERYVEAVVKLLSRVRRNTAIFAASYRVQQGLIDAGLLKRAEELGYRPFVERRDMSGLEAAQALKSFKAMAGEGRGLLVAPMGGRFAEGADYPGEELMCVFLAGIPFEKPTTKTRLYIEYYQSLYGEEKGRLYAYVYPAIRRAAQALGRALRSPKDQAVLVLGDYRYRSYLKLLPDYVAELLREVDHTQLDRVRLPWLETRF